The following coding sequences are from one Limnobacter sp. SAORIC-580 window:
- a CDS encoding efflux RND transporter permease subunit, producing MIAFIIRWSIANRLLVLIATVMISAWGVVSVYKTPLDALPDLSDVQVIVRTSFPGQAPQIVENQVTYPLTTTMLSVPGAKDVRGFSFFGDSFVYIIFEDGVDLYWARSRVLEYLNQAQSSLPAGAKSALGPDATGVGWIYQYALQDTTGSLDVSQLRALQDWFLRYELKTVEDVAEVASVGGFVKQYQVVLDPQKLAGYGITLDEVVMAINNANQEAGGSVIELGEAEYMVRATGYLENLDDFRSVPLKSSATGIAVQLADVARIQIGPEMRRGIGELNGSGESVGGIVVMRSGKNALNTIEAVKAKLESLKPGLPKGVEIVPVYDRSTLINNAIDNLTFKLLEEFIVVALVCFVFLLHFRSAFVAIVSLPLGVLASFIVMEQQGVNANVMSLGGIAIAVGAMVDAALVMIENAHKHLEQWAHDNPGKALAGMERWRVIGDASIEVGPALFSSLLIITLSFIPVFTLEAQEGRLFSPLAFTKTYAMAASAGLAITLIPVLMGYLIRGKIPNENSNPINRGLIAAYRPALDAVLKFPKTTVAVAVLLLGISFYPLSQLGSEFMPPLDEGDLLYMPTALPGLSAGKAAELLQQTDRLIATLPEVESVYGKAGRAESATDPAPMEMFETTIQFKPKSEWREGMTADMLVDELDKIVRVPGLTNIWVPPIRNRIDMLATGIKSPVGVKVTGADLGTINQVAVNIEKAVKNVEGVSSAFAERLTGGRYVDVDIDRDMAARYGMNISDIQSIISSAVGGMNIGETVEGLQRFPINVRYPRELRDSLTRLRVLPIYTGSGQRIVLSDVAKISITDGPPMLRSENSRLAGYVYIDIRGRDLRSAVLDMQRVVAEQVKLPAGYSISWSGQFEYLERATEKLKLVVPFTLLIIFVLLYMTFKQVDEALLIMATLPFALIGGAWLLWLLEFNLSVAGAVGFIALAGVAAEFGVIMLLYLNQSWANRVKRGNTEEDDLLDAIREGAVLRVRPKAMTVLTILAGLIPIMWGTGTGSEVMQRIAAPMVGGMISAPLLSMFVVPAVFLLMRRKQTLKREK from the coding sequence ATGATTGCCTTCATTATTCGATGGTCGATTGCTAACCGTTTGCTGGTGTTGATCGCCACGGTCATGATCAGTGCCTGGGGTGTGGTGTCGGTGTACAAAACCCCGCTTGATGCGCTGCCCGATTTATCCGATGTGCAAGTGATTGTACGCACCAGCTTTCCTGGACAGGCCCCTCAAATTGTTGAAAATCAGGTGACCTACCCGCTCACCACCACCATGCTTTCCGTGCCTGGTGCAAAAGATGTTCGAGGATTTTCGTTTTTCGGCGACAGTTTTGTTTACATTATTTTTGAAGATGGTGTGGACTTGTACTGGGCGCGTTCGCGGGTACTGGAGTATTTAAACCAGGCGCAAAGCAGCCTTCCAGCGGGTGCCAAAAGCGCCTTGGGGCCAGATGCCACAGGCGTGGGCTGGATTTACCAATACGCTCTGCAAGACACCACCGGCAGCCTGGATGTGTCGCAACTGCGGGCTTTGCAAGACTGGTTTCTGCGCTATGAATTGAAAACCGTGGAGGATGTGGCCGAGGTGGCTTCGGTAGGCGGTTTCGTGAAGCAGTACCAAGTGGTGCTCGACCCTCAAAAGTTGGCGGGCTACGGCATTACGCTCGATGAAGTGGTCATGGCAATTAACAACGCCAATCAGGAAGCGGGTGGCTCGGTGATTGAACTGGGTGAAGCCGAATACATGGTGCGCGCCACCGGGTACCTGGAGAATCTGGATGATTTTCGTTCGGTTCCATTAAAAAGCAGTGCCACAGGCATTGCAGTGCAGCTGGCAGATGTAGCCCGCATCCAGATCGGCCCTGAAATGCGCCGTGGCATCGGCGAATTAAATGGCAGTGGCGAGTCCGTGGGCGGCATTGTGGTGATGCGTTCGGGTAAAAATGCCCTGAACACCATTGAAGCGGTGAAGGCCAAGCTGGAAAGCCTGAAGCCCGGTTTACCCAAGGGGGTTGAAATTGTTCCGGTGTACGACCGCTCTACGTTGATCAACAACGCAATCGACAACCTCACTTTCAAACTGCTTGAAGAATTTATCGTCGTGGCTTTGGTGTGCTTTGTTTTTCTTTTGCATTTTCGTTCGGCCTTCGTGGCGATTGTTTCCCTGCCCTTGGGTGTGTTGGCCTCATTCATTGTGATGGAGCAGCAAGGTGTGAATGCCAACGTGATGTCGCTGGGCGGTATTGCAATTGCCGTGGGTGCCATGGTGGACGCCGCGCTGGTCATGATTGAAAACGCCCACAAGCACCTTGAACAGTGGGCGCACGACAACCCTGGCAAGGCGTTGGCAGGCATGGAACGTTGGCGCGTGATTGGTGATGCCTCGATTGAAGTGGGGCCTGCCCTGTTTTCTTCCTTGTTGATCATTACGCTTAGTTTCATCCCTGTTTTCACGCTAGAGGCACAGGAGGGGCGTTTGTTTTCTCCCTTGGCTTTCACAAAAACCTATGCCATGGCAGCCTCGGCTGGCCTGGCCATTACGCTGATTCCGGTGTTGATGGGGTACTTGATTCGGGGAAAAATTCCCAATGAAAATTCGAACCCCATCAATCGGGGTTTGATTGCAGCGTATCGCCCTGCACTCGATGCGGTATTGAAATTCCCCAAAACCACCGTGGCTGTGGCCGTTCTGCTGCTGGGCATCAGCTTCTATCCGCTAAGCCAGTTGGGCAGTGAATTCATGCCACCGCTTGATGAAGGCGATTTGCTTTACATGCCCACCGCATTGCCGGGTTTGTCCGCAGGCAAGGCTGCTGAGTTGTTGCAACAAACAGATCGCTTGATCGCCACGTTACCCGAAGTGGAATCGGTCTACGGCAAAGCGGGCCGCGCGGAGTCAGCAACAGACCCCGCACCTATGGAGATGTTTGAAACCACCATTCAGTTCAAGCCCAAAAGTGAATGGCGAGAGGGCATGACAGCCGATATGTTGGTGGACGAGCTGGACAAAATTGTGCGCGTACCTGGTTTAACCAACATTTGGGTACCACCTATTCGCAACCGCATCGACATGTTGGCCACCGGCATTAAAAGCCCGGTCGGTGTGAAGGTGACAGGCGCCGACTTGGGTACCATCAACCAAGTGGCCGTGAACATTGAAAAGGCAGTAAAAAATGTAGAGGGAGTGAGCAGCGCATTCGCTGAACGCCTCACTGGCGGGCGTTATGTGGATGTGGATATTGACCGCGACATGGCTGCGCGATATGGCATGAACATTTCGGATATTCAGTCGATTATTTCAAGCGCAGTGGGTGGCATGAACATTGGTGAAACTGTGGAAGGTTTGCAGCGTTTTCCCATCAATGTGCGTTACCCGCGTGAGTTGCGTGACTCGTTAACCCGCCTGCGTGTACTGCCAATTTACACCGGCTCCGGCCAGCGAATTGTGTTGAGTGATGTGGCCAAAATCAGCATCACCGATGGGCCACCCATGTTGCGCAGTGAAAATTCCCGATTGGCTGGGTATGTGTACATCGATATTCGCGGGCGCGATTTGCGTTCTGCCGTGCTGGACATGCAACGTGTCGTAGCTGAGCAAGTAAAGCTGCCGGCCGGCTATTCCATTTCATGGTCGGGGCAGTTTGAATACCTGGAGCGTGCCACCGAGAAATTAAAATTGGTGGTGCCGTTCACTTTGCTGATTATATTTGTGCTGTTGTACATGACCTTCAAGCAAGTGGATGAAGCCTTGCTGATCATGGCCACTCTGCCTTTTGCACTGATTGGTGGCGCATGGCTGCTGTGGCTTCTTGAGTTCAATTTGTCAGTGGCGGGTGCTGTGGGCTTTATTGCACTGGCGGGTGTGGCGGCGGAATTCGGCGTCATCATGCTGCTTTATTTGAATCAAAGCTGGGCCAACCGCGTTAAACGGGGAAACACTGAAGAGGACGATTTGCTGGATGCGATCCGCGAAGGCGCTGTGCTGCGGGTGCGCCCCAAAGCCATGACCGTGCTCACCATTCTGGCCGGACTTATACCAATTATGTGGGGTACCGGTACAGGAAGTGAGGTCATGCAGCGCATTGCCGCACCCATGGTAGGCGGTATGATCAGCGCACCTTTGTTGTCGATGTTCGTGGTGCCAGCAGTGTTCCTGCTCATGCGGCGTAAACAAACTCTGAAAAGGGAAAAATAA
- a CDS encoding PepSY domain-containing protein: MKARALTFLVVLLCFASVLPPFAYADDDKRIRQLQRSGEILSLEQIFDRARKIKPGRIVDVDLDKDDGRYIYEIELLESSGKVWEMEFDARTGELLQLEQDD, from the coding sequence ATGAAAGCCCGTGCCCTCACTTTTCTAGTTGTTCTGCTCTGCTTTGCTTCGGTCTTACCGCCGTTTGCCTATGCAGACGACGACAAACGCATTCGCCAGCTTCAGCGCAGCGGCGAAATTCTCTCGCTTGAGCAAATTTTCGATCGTGCCCGCAAGATCAAGCCGGGGCGCATTGTCGATGTCGATCTCGACAAAGACGATGGACGTTACATCTATGAAATAGAATTGCTTGAAAGCAGCGGCAAAGTGTGGGAAATGGAGTTCGATGCCCGCACCGGCGAACTGCTGCAACTTGAACAGGACGATTAA
- a CDS encoding response regulator transcription factor, whose translation MRLLLVEDDPVLGAQLHKQLGKAGYAADWVQDGIEAEAQGCIEPYDLVVLDLGLPGKPGLDVLRTWRKQGLKLPVIVLTARGTWQEKVEGFNAGADDYVPKPFQTEELLARIGAVLKRAVGTAPESLKAKGLLLDETLQTVQVNDEEPQQLTATEFRLLRYFMLHPGQPLSKTRLTEHVYEYDADKDSNVMEVYVNRLRKKIGAQWIQTRKGQGYVFGEPAP comes from the coding sequence ATGCGACTGCTGTTGGTAGAGGATGACCCGGTACTGGGCGCGCAGTTGCACAAACAACTGGGCAAGGCAGGGTATGCGGCTGATTGGGTGCAAGATGGCATTGAGGCCGAAGCGCAGGGTTGTATTGAACCGTATGATTTGGTGGTGCTCGACTTGGGCCTGCCCGGAAAACCGGGCTTGGATGTGTTGAGAACCTGGCGTAAGCAAGGTCTGAAATTGCCGGTCATTGTGCTGACTGCGCGGGGAACCTGGCAGGAAAAAGTGGAAGGTTTCAATGCGGGTGCCGATGACTATGTACCCAAACCCTTTCAAACTGAAGAATTGCTGGCGCGCATTGGTGCAGTACTCAAGCGTGCTGTGGGTACAGCGCCTGAGTCACTGAAAGCCAAAGGCCTGCTGCTGGATGAAACCTTGCAAACCGTTCAGGTCAATGATGAAGAACCCCAACAACTCACCGCTACAGAATTTCGCTTGCTGCGCTATTTCATGTTGCACCCCGGGCAGCCCTTGAGCAAAACAAGGTTGACCGAGCATGTGTATGAATACGATGCGGACAAAGACAGCAATGTGATGGAGGTGTATGTGAACCGCCTGCGCAAGAAAATCGGCGCGCAGTGGATACAAACCCGCAAAGGGCAAGGCTATGTATTTGGCGAGCCCGCACCATGA
- a CDS encoding sensor histidine kinase, with protein sequence MNSLRNRLSFGLIVSLMVLLLAQWWLSSSAIENLLEKQLLDQLQQDSEALLAGVEFDTADALALSTTGLVPAYQQPYSGTYFALQHQAEIRYSRSLWDADFTLPTPGGPQALITRQSGPDGQYLLVHARNYEKDNQQFTIAIARDITPLRNNLKQYQLANAGFSALFLLALVLIQRLIVIKTLKPLNAVQAALARLQQGEIKQLEFQGPDEIKPLVDELNRLLTAIDQRLKRSREGMGNLAHALKTRLARLSQLSDESDRRQFIQEVHTLTAEVARLIDRETARVRVVGDLRPGQRIDLLEILNALVGSCKALYRDKALNFVVQVPHGATLLGDREDLFELFGNLIDNASKWANTTVHISLQGNTVQISDDGPGCPSSLLTEITQRGFRADENTPGSGLGLAIAHDIAGTYGAELEFANNAPGLTVRVTFKPGALV encoded by the coding sequence ATGAATTCATTGCGCAACCGCTTGTCGTTTGGTTTGATCGTTAGCCTCATGGTGTTGCTGCTGGCACAGTGGTGGCTTTCCTCCAGTGCCATTGAAAACCTGCTGGAGAAACAATTGCTCGACCAACTACAGCAAGACAGCGAAGCCTTGCTGGCTGGTGTGGAGTTTGATACCGCAGATGCCCTTGCCCTGAGTACCACCGGTTTGGTACCCGCCTATCAACAGCCTTATTCCGGCACTTACTTTGCCTTGCAACACCAAGCGGAAATTCGCTACTCCCGTTCGCTGTGGGATGCTGATTTCACACTGCCAACACCGGGCGGACCGCAGGCATTGATCACTCGACAATCCGGGCCCGATGGTCAATACCTCTTGGTGCATGCGCGCAACTACGAGAAAGACAATCAACAGTTCACCATTGCAATTGCGCGCGACATCACCCCATTGCGCAATAACCTGAAGCAATACCAGCTGGCCAACGCGGGTTTCTCGGCGCTTTTTTTGTTGGCACTGGTGTTGATTCAGCGCTTGATCGTGATTAAAACCTTAAAGCCCCTCAATGCAGTGCAAGCAGCCTTGGCCCGTTTGCAACAAGGCGAAATCAAGCAGCTTGAATTTCAGGGCCCCGATGAAATCAAACCCTTGGTTGATGAGTTGAATCGTTTGCTCACTGCGATTGATCAGCGCTTGAAACGATCCCGCGAGGGCATGGGCAATTTGGCCCACGCCTTGAAAACCCGGCTTGCCCGGCTCTCACAACTCAGCGATGAATCAGACCGCCGCCAGTTCATCCAAGAGGTTCACACCTTGACTGCGGAGGTAGCCCGCTTGATTGATCGGGAAACAGCCCGTGTGCGGGTGGTGGGTGATCTGCGCCCAGGCCAGCGCATTGACTTGCTTGAAATACTGAATGCCTTGGTGGGAAGTTGCAAAGCGCTTTACCGCGACAAGGCATTGAACTTTGTGGTTCAGGTACCCCATGGCGCCACCTTGCTGGGTGATCGGGAAGATTTGTTCGAGCTGTTTGGCAATTTAATCGACAATGCATCGAAGTGGGCCAACACGACCGTGCACATTTCACTTCAGGGCAACACAGTCCAGATTAGTGATGACGGCCCGGGTTGTCCTTCCAGCTTGCTGACTGAAATCACACAGCGTGGCTTTCGGGCTGATGAAAACACACCGGGCAGTGGTCTGGGTTTGGCCATTGCGCATGACATTGCAGGCACCTACGGCGCCGAGCTTGAATTTGCCAACAACGCGCCAGGGCTTACTGTGCGTGTCACCTTCAAGCCCGGTGCACTGGTTTAG
- a CDS encoding PepSY domain-containing protein, with protein MIRRPTPTLSALALILLTATLMAMPKASHADDDRSNATRDTEIVKAFGLISAEQAREIALKEAPGVVTELELDDRDYAKGWKWEVEVVNADGREVEVDLDAKTGKVLKVDKDWF; from the coding sequence ATGATTCGTCGCCCCACCCCAACTTTGTCTGCCCTTGCCTTGATTTTGCTGACTGCCACACTGATGGCAATGCCCAAGGCATCGCATGCCGATGATGACAGGTCGAACGCCACACGAGACACAGAGATCGTCAAGGCGTTTGGTTTGATCAGCGCTGAACAAGCCCGCGAAATTGCGCTAAAAGAAGCCCCTGGCGTGGTGACTGAACTTGAACTGGATGACCGCGACTATGCCAAAGGATGGAAGTGGGAAGTGGAAGTTGTGAATGCCGATGGCCGCGAGGTTGAAGTAGACCTGGATGCAAAAACTGGCAAGGTGTTGAAGGTTGACAAAGACTGGTTCTAA